Proteins from a single region of Chloroflexota bacterium:
- a CDS encoding type II toxin-antitoxin system VapC family toxin, translating into MIFVDTSVFMYAVGKPHPLQSPAQHFFGESLRNRKPLFTSAEVIQELMHVYLRTKRPHTLDSALELMDRAGVDVWPLEEADVILARQLHDRLPALSARDLCHFACCRRRGVREIMTFDQALAAAGAKLAGNAG; encoded by the coding sequence GTGATCTTCGTCGACACCAGCGTCTTCATGTATGCGGTCGGGAAGCCGCATCCGCTGCAATCTCCCGCCCAGCATTTCTTTGGCGAGTCGCTGCGCAACCGCAAGCCGCTATTCACCTCGGCCGAGGTGATTCAAGAGCTGATGCATGTCTATCTGCGGACGAAGCGGCCGCACACCTTGGATTCGGCGCTGGAACTGATGGACAGGGCCGGCGTGGACGTGTGGCCCCTGGAAGAGGCGGACGTCATCCTCGCCCGCCAACTCCATGACCGGCTGCCCGCCCTGAGCGCCAGAGACCTTTGCCATTTTGCATGCTGCCGGCGGCGTGGCGTGCGAGAGATCATGACCTTCGACCAGGCCCTGGCCGCCGCCGGGGCGAAGCTCGCGGGGAACGCCGGCTGA